From Lolium perenne isolate Kyuss_39 chromosome 5, Kyuss_2.0, whole genome shotgun sequence, a single genomic window includes:
- the LOC127299903 gene encoding methionine S-methyltransferase isoform X1: MAAPVSQDSKGVDAFLASCAESGDAAYRAAKTILERLQDPDSRAEARRLLGAVRLRFADPAAGQECISTFHFRIHDIIFNPNLQGSQQTKKIIIMEIPSIFIPEDWSFTSYEGLNRHQDSIFRDKIVAELGCGNGWISIALAGKWSPLKVYGLDINPRAIKIAWINLYLNALDDDGHPIYDGEGKTLLDRVEFYESDLLSYCRYHKIELDCIVGCIPQIINPNPEAMSKIITENSSEEFLYSLSNYCALQGFVEDQFGLGLISRAVEEGIAVIKPMGIMVFIMGGRPGQGVCERLFLRRGFHINKLWQTKIMQAADMDISALVEIEENSPHRFEFFMDLVGDQPVCARTAWAYMKSGGRISHALSVYSCQLRNPDQVKKIFEFLRDGFHEVSSSIDLSFDDNSVADEKLPFLADLASFLKENKSNPCEPPAGCLKFRELVAGFMKSYHHIPLTSDNVVVFPSRATAIENALRLFSPSLAIVDEHLTRYLPKQWLTSVAKKGRAGCKETVTVIEAPCQSDLLIELIRTLKPKVVVTGMAQFEAITSATFLNMLSVTKDVGSRLFLDLSEHLELSSLPSSNGVLKFLAGNYLPSHAAILCGLVKNQVYSDLEVAFAISEDRAVCKALSQTIEILEGRTSVISQHYYGCIFHELLAFQISERHRQQERQPAEVIPEKMIGFCNSAVSTLKEAEFFVPESKVAGVIHMDLDRSFLPVPSAVKASIFESFVRQNITDSETDVRSSIRRLLKDSYGVPADDRSEIIYGHTSLALFSKLVLCCMQEQGTLIFPLGTNGNYVSAAKFMNARTVTVPTNVESGFKIEPMALADAIDNVRGSRAWVFISGPTINPSGFVYSNFELEQLLSICASCGARVMIDTSFSGMEFQTIGRNQWDLERCLCAVSCLDPSLSVVLLGELSLGLSTAGLDFGFLILNNISLFEYSFPSLSRPHSTLKYTFRKLLGLKNRRDQHFSNFITEQKETLKNQANQLIKTLQSCGWDAAGCHGGISMLAKPTAYIGKSLKVGSFKGELDGRNIREAILGSTGLCISSSTWTGIPDYCRFTFALESDEFQRAMDCISQFKELVLGVDT; the protein is encoded by the exons ATGGCGGCACCGGTGAGCCAGGACAGCAAGGGCGTTGATGCCTTCCTGGCGTCGTGCGCGGAGTCCGGCGACGCTGCgtaccgcgcggccaagaccataCTCGAGCGCCTGCAGGACCCCGACTCCCGCGCCGAGGCCCGCCGCCTCCTCGGCGCCGTCCGCCTCCGCTTCGCCGATCCCGCCGCCGGGCAGGAGTGCATCTCCACCTTCCATTTCCGCATCCACGACATCATCTTCAACCCCAACCTCCAAG GATCCCAGCAAACAAAGAAGATAATTATAATGGAGATACCTAGCATTTTCATTCCTGAGGATTGGTCATTTACTTCCTATGAGGGCCTCAATCGGCATcaagattccatttttagggataAGATAGTAGCAGAGCTGGGATGTGGGAATGGTTGGATATCCATTGCACTTGCAGGAAAGTGGTCTCCGCTGAAG GTCTACGGTCTGGATATAAACCCAAGAGCTATCAAAATTGCATGGATAAACCTTTATTTGAATGCACTAGACGACGATGGTCATCCAATCTACGATGGGGAGGGAAAAACATTGCTTGATAGAGTTGAATTCTATGAATCTGATCTTCTTTCTTACTGTAGATACCACAAGATAGAACTGGATTGCATTGTTGGATGCATACCACAG ATTATTAACCCCAATCCGGAGGCCATGTCAAAAATTATAACTGAAAATTCAAGCGAGGAGTTCTTGTACTCTTTGAGCAACTACTGTGCTCTTCAG GGTTTTGTTGAggaccaatttggccttggattGATTTCTCGGGCAGTTGAAGAAGGGATAGCTGTCATAAAGCCTATGGGTATCATGGTATTCATCATGGGTGGTCGGCCAGGGCAAGGTGTCTGTGAGCGCTTATTTCTACGCCGTGGATTTCACATCAATAAGCTCTGGCAAACAAAAATTATGCAG GCTGCTGACATGGACATATCTGCTTTAGTGGAAATTGAGGAAAATAGCCCACATCGCTTTGAGTTCTTCATGGATCTAGTCGGGGATCAGCCTGTCTGTGCACGGACAGCCTGGGCATACATGAAATCTGGTGGCCGCATTTCACATGCTTTATCTGTGTATAGTTGTCAACTTCGCAATCCTGACCAG gtgaagaaaatatttgagTTTCTTAGAGATGGATTTCATGAAGTCAGCAGCTCCATTGATTTATCCTTTGATGACAATTCTGTTGCGGATGAAAAACTTCCCTTCCTAGCAGATCTAGCTAGTTTCTTGAAAGAGAATAAATCCAATCCTTGTGAGCCTCCAGCTGGATGTCTAAAATTCCGGGAACTTGTTGCTGGATTTATGAAGAGCTACCACCACATCCCACTGACTTCTGAT AATGTTGTTGTATTCCCTTCCCGTGCCACGGCAATAGAAAATGCTCTTCGATTGTTCTCACCTTCCCTTGCAATTGTTGATGAACATCTGACCAGATATCTGCCCAAGCAATGGTTAACATCTGTAGCGAAGAAG GGAAGAGCAGGTTGTAAAGAAACTGTCACTGTAATTGAGGCACCATGCCAATCAGATTTGCTGATCGAATTGATCAGGACACTGAAGCCTAAGGTTGTTGTTACTGGCATGGCTCAGTTTGAGGCTATTACAAGTGCCACTTTTCTGAATATGCTAAGCGTAACGAAAGATGTTGGTTCTCGGTTATTCCTGGATCTATCAGAGCATCTGGAGTTGTCCAGTCTGCCAAGCTCTAATGGTGTATTGAAATTTCTTGCTGGAAACTACCTACCTTCCCATGCGGCTATACTGTGTGGTTTAGTAAAGAATCAG GTATATTCTGATCTTGAAGTTGCTTTTGCCATTTCTGAGGATAGAGCTGTCTGCAAGGCACTATCACAAACTATTGAGATACTGGAAGGGCGTACTTCTGTAATCAGCCAACACTATTATGGCTGTATTTTCCATGAGCTGCTGGCTTTTCAAATTAGTGAGAGGCATCGACAACAAGAG AGACAACCTGCAGAAGTGATACCTGAGAAGATGATAGGATTTTGTAATTCAGCTGTGTCTACCCTAAAAGAAGCTGAATTTTTCGTTCCTGAATCCAAGGTAGCTGGTGTCATTCATATGGATTTAGATCGCAGCTTCTTGCCAGTACCTTCTGCAGTGAAAGCCTCCATTTTTGAAAGTTTTGTTAGGCAGAACATTACTGATTCTGAAACCGATGTTCGTTCCAGTATTAGACGGTTGTTGAAAGATAGCTATGGTGTTCCAGCAGATGATCGTTCTGAAATTATTTATGGCCACACCTCCCTTGCACTCTTCAGCAAACTTGTTCTTTGCTGCATGCAAGAACAAGGTACTTTAATTTTCCCCTTGGGCACCAATGGGAATTATGTCTCGGCAGCGAAGTTTATGAATGCACGTACAGTTACTGTTCCAACAAATGTAGAATCAGGCTTCAAGATTGAACCAATGGCTCTGGCTGATGCAATCGACAATGTGAGAGGATCTCGGGCATGGGTTTTTATATCTGGTCCCACAATCAACCCTTCTGGTTTTGTGTACAGTAACTTTGAGTTAGAACAATTGCTTTCTATATGTGCTAGTTGTGGAGCTAGAGTAATGATAGATACCTCCTTCTCTGGTATGGAGTTCCAAACCATTGGTCGGAATCAGTGGGATTTGGAAAGATGTCTTTGTGCTGTTAGTTGTTTAGACCCCAGTCTTTCTGTTGTTCTGCTCGGAGAGCTGTCCCTTGGGCTGAGTACGGCTGGTCTTGACTTTGGGTTTCTAATTTTGAATAACATTTCCTTGTTTGAGTATAGTTTCCCAAGCTTGAGTCGTCCACATAGCACATTAAAGTACACTTTCAGAAAATTGTTGGGTCTTAAGAACCGGAGGGACCAGCATTTCTCCAATTTCATCACGGAGCAAAAGGAGACACTGAAGAATCAGGCCAACCAGTTGATCAAG ACACTTCAGAGCTGTGGCTGGGATGCTGCTGGCTGTCATGGCGGTATCTCGATGCTAGCGAAACCGACGGCCTACATTGGCAAATCATTAAAGGTCGGCAGCTTCAAAGGCGAGCTGGATGGCCGCAACATCAGAGAAGCCATTCTTGGATCCACCGGACTGTGTATAAGCAGTAGCACATGGACCGGGATACCAGACTATTGCCGGTTCACCTTTGCTCTGGAGAGCGATGAATTCCAGCGGGCAATGGACTGCATAAGTCAGTTCAAGGAGTTGGTTCTGGGAGTCGATACTTAG
- the LOC127299903 gene encoding methionine S-methyltransferase isoform X2, translating to MAAPVSQDSKGVDAFLASCAESGDAAYRAAKTILERLQDPDSRAEARRLLGAVRLRFADPAAGQECISTFHFRIHDIIFNPNLQGSQQTKKIIIMEIPSIFIPEDWSFTSYEGLNRHQDSIFRDKIVAELGCGNGWISIALAGKWSPLKVYGLDINPRAIKIAWINLYLNALDDDGHPIYDGEGKTLLDRVEFYESDLLSYCRYHKIELDCIVGCIPQIINPNPEAMSKIITENSSEEFLYSLSNYCALQGFVEDQFGLGLISRAVEEGIAVIKPMGIMVFIMGGRPGQGVCERLFLRRGFHINKLWQTKIMQAADMDISALVEIEENSPHRFEFFMDLVGDQPVCARTAWAYMKSGGRISHALSVYSCQLRNPDQVKKIFEFLRDGFHEVSSSIDLSFDDNSVADEKLPFLADLASFLKENKSNPCEPPAGCLKFRELVAGFMKSYHHIPLTSDNVVVFPSRATAIENALRLFSPSLAIVDEHLTRYLPKQWLTSVAKKGRAGCKETVTVIEAPCQSDLLIELIRTLKPKVVVTGMAQFEAITSATFLNMLSVTKDVGSRLFLDLSEHLELSSLPSSNGVLKFLAGNYLPSHAAILCGLVKNQVYSDLEVAFAISEDRAVCKALSQTIEILEGRTSVISQHYYGCIFHELLAFQISERHRQQERQPAEVIPEKMIGFCNSAVSTLKEAEFFVPESKVAGVIHMDLDRSFLPVPSAVKASIFESFVRQNITDSETDVRSSIRRLLKDSYGVPADDRSEIIYGHTSLALFSKLVLCCMQEQGTLIFPLGTNGNYVSAAKFMNARTVTVPTNVESGFKIEPMALADAIDNVRGSRAWVFISGPTINPSGFVYSNFELEQLLSICASCGARVMIDTSFSGMEFQTIGRNQWDLERCLCAVSCLDPSLSVVLLGELSLGLSTAGLDFGFLILNNISLFEYSFPSLSRPHSTLKYTFRKLLGLKNRRDQHFSNFITEQKETLKNQANQLIKSCKSFEFDIVEFARHILTFAPLLLLFSAINRHFRAVAGMLLAVMAVSRC from the exons ATGGCGGCACCGGTGAGCCAGGACAGCAAGGGCGTTGATGCCTTCCTGGCGTCGTGCGCGGAGTCCGGCGACGCTGCgtaccgcgcggccaagaccataCTCGAGCGCCTGCAGGACCCCGACTCCCGCGCCGAGGCCCGCCGCCTCCTCGGCGCCGTCCGCCTCCGCTTCGCCGATCCCGCCGCCGGGCAGGAGTGCATCTCCACCTTCCATTTCCGCATCCACGACATCATCTTCAACCCCAACCTCCAAG GATCCCAGCAAACAAAGAAGATAATTATAATGGAGATACCTAGCATTTTCATTCCTGAGGATTGGTCATTTACTTCCTATGAGGGCCTCAATCGGCATcaagattccatttttagggataAGATAGTAGCAGAGCTGGGATGTGGGAATGGTTGGATATCCATTGCACTTGCAGGAAAGTGGTCTCCGCTGAAG GTCTACGGTCTGGATATAAACCCAAGAGCTATCAAAATTGCATGGATAAACCTTTATTTGAATGCACTAGACGACGATGGTCATCCAATCTACGATGGGGAGGGAAAAACATTGCTTGATAGAGTTGAATTCTATGAATCTGATCTTCTTTCTTACTGTAGATACCACAAGATAGAACTGGATTGCATTGTTGGATGCATACCACAG ATTATTAACCCCAATCCGGAGGCCATGTCAAAAATTATAACTGAAAATTCAAGCGAGGAGTTCTTGTACTCTTTGAGCAACTACTGTGCTCTTCAG GGTTTTGTTGAggaccaatttggccttggattGATTTCTCGGGCAGTTGAAGAAGGGATAGCTGTCATAAAGCCTATGGGTATCATGGTATTCATCATGGGTGGTCGGCCAGGGCAAGGTGTCTGTGAGCGCTTATTTCTACGCCGTGGATTTCACATCAATAAGCTCTGGCAAACAAAAATTATGCAG GCTGCTGACATGGACATATCTGCTTTAGTGGAAATTGAGGAAAATAGCCCACATCGCTTTGAGTTCTTCATGGATCTAGTCGGGGATCAGCCTGTCTGTGCACGGACAGCCTGGGCATACATGAAATCTGGTGGCCGCATTTCACATGCTTTATCTGTGTATAGTTGTCAACTTCGCAATCCTGACCAG gtgaagaaaatatttgagTTTCTTAGAGATGGATTTCATGAAGTCAGCAGCTCCATTGATTTATCCTTTGATGACAATTCTGTTGCGGATGAAAAACTTCCCTTCCTAGCAGATCTAGCTAGTTTCTTGAAAGAGAATAAATCCAATCCTTGTGAGCCTCCAGCTGGATGTCTAAAATTCCGGGAACTTGTTGCTGGATTTATGAAGAGCTACCACCACATCCCACTGACTTCTGAT AATGTTGTTGTATTCCCTTCCCGTGCCACGGCAATAGAAAATGCTCTTCGATTGTTCTCACCTTCCCTTGCAATTGTTGATGAACATCTGACCAGATATCTGCCCAAGCAATGGTTAACATCTGTAGCGAAGAAG GGAAGAGCAGGTTGTAAAGAAACTGTCACTGTAATTGAGGCACCATGCCAATCAGATTTGCTGATCGAATTGATCAGGACACTGAAGCCTAAGGTTGTTGTTACTGGCATGGCTCAGTTTGAGGCTATTACAAGTGCCACTTTTCTGAATATGCTAAGCGTAACGAAAGATGTTGGTTCTCGGTTATTCCTGGATCTATCAGAGCATCTGGAGTTGTCCAGTCTGCCAAGCTCTAATGGTGTATTGAAATTTCTTGCTGGAAACTACCTACCTTCCCATGCGGCTATACTGTGTGGTTTAGTAAAGAATCAG GTATATTCTGATCTTGAAGTTGCTTTTGCCATTTCTGAGGATAGAGCTGTCTGCAAGGCACTATCACAAACTATTGAGATACTGGAAGGGCGTACTTCTGTAATCAGCCAACACTATTATGGCTGTATTTTCCATGAGCTGCTGGCTTTTCAAATTAGTGAGAGGCATCGACAACAAGAG AGACAACCTGCAGAAGTGATACCTGAGAAGATGATAGGATTTTGTAATTCAGCTGTGTCTACCCTAAAAGAAGCTGAATTTTTCGTTCCTGAATCCAAGGTAGCTGGTGTCATTCATATGGATTTAGATCGCAGCTTCTTGCCAGTACCTTCTGCAGTGAAAGCCTCCATTTTTGAAAGTTTTGTTAGGCAGAACATTACTGATTCTGAAACCGATGTTCGTTCCAGTATTAGACGGTTGTTGAAAGATAGCTATGGTGTTCCAGCAGATGATCGTTCTGAAATTATTTATGGCCACACCTCCCTTGCACTCTTCAGCAAACTTGTTCTTTGCTGCATGCAAGAACAAGGTACTTTAATTTTCCCCTTGGGCACCAATGGGAATTATGTCTCGGCAGCGAAGTTTATGAATGCACGTACAGTTACTGTTCCAACAAATGTAGAATCAGGCTTCAAGATTGAACCAATGGCTCTGGCTGATGCAATCGACAATGTGAGAGGATCTCGGGCATGGGTTTTTATATCTGGTCCCACAATCAACCCTTCTGGTTTTGTGTACAGTAACTTTGAGTTAGAACAATTGCTTTCTATATGTGCTAGTTGTGGAGCTAGAGTAATGATAGATACCTCCTTCTCTGGTATGGAGTTCCAAACCATTGGTCGGAATCAGTGGGATTTGGAAAGATGTCTTTGTGCTGTTAGTTGTTTAGACCCCAGTCTTTCTGTTGTTCTGCTCGGAGAGCTGTCCCTTGGGCTGAGTACGGCTGGTCTTGACTTTGGGTTTCTAATTTTGAATAACATTTCCTTGTTTGAGTATAGTTTCCCAAGCTTGAGTCGTCCACATAGCACATTAAAGTACACTTTCAGAAAATTGTTGGGTCTTAAGAACCGGAGGGACCAGCATTTCTCCAATTTCATCACGGAGCAAAAGGAGACACTGAAGAATCAGGCCAACCAGTTGATCAAG AGCTGCAAGAGCTTTGAATTTGACATTGTGGAGTTTGCGAGGCATATTTTGACGTTTGCCCCCCTCCTATTGTTGTTTTCTGCGATAAACAGACACTTCAGAGCTGTGGCTGGGATGCTGCTGGCTGTCATGGCGGTATCTCGATGCTAG